From Aquificota bacterium, one genomic window encodes:
- the tsaE gene encoding tRNA (adenosine(37)-N6)-threonylcarbamoyltransferase complex ATPase subunit type 1 TsaE, with protein MRIISRSEEETLKLGEAIGRLIKGGEVICLVGDLGAGKTTLVKGIAKGMGILEGYQVRSPTFTLVNEYPTKKGPLIHVDLYRAKDIDLSEFLGKGLLVIEWAEGLEICHCTIKIDFCEEGRVLEFFGCDFIYQIDS; from the coding sequence ATGCGTATAATTTCCAGATCGGAGGAAGAAACCTTAAAGCTTGGAGAGGCCATAGGCAGGCTTATAAAGGGTGGGGAGGTAATATGCCTTGTGGGAGACCTTGGCGCCGGGAAAACCACCCTTGTAAAGGGCATTGCAAAGGGTATGGGAATTCTTGAAGGTTATCAAGTAAGAAGCCCTACTTTTACTCTTGTGAATGAATACCCCACAAAAAAGGGACCTTTGATACATGTGGACCTATACAGGGCAAAAGACATAGACCTTTCAGAATTTTTAGGAAAGGGCCTTTTGGTAATAGAATGGGCCGAGGGCTTAGAAATCTGCCATTGTACCATAAAGATTGATTTCTGTGAAGAGGGAAGGGTATTAGAGTTTTTTGGATGTGATTTTATATATCAAATTGATAGCTAA
- a CDS encoding histidine phosphatase family protein, which produces MNKKIYLLRHAQSEYNEKGIFQGRLDSDLTPLGFVQARLSAQEFLDKEIEVIYSSPQRRAYKTALTIADLLGLEVIVDERIREMSFGSYEGKRFLDLVEEEGHLFRAWLSNPVKNPLPTQENMEDFRKRVESFLEDIVKGPYKNILVVAHGGTLHAMVCLAMGLGLENLWNIHMDNTGFTLLSYNSGRFELKYLNRLCHREVL; this is translated from the coding sequence ATGAATAAGAAGATATACCTTTTGCGTCATGCCCAAAGTGAGTATAACGAGAAGGGCATATTTCAAGGAAGGCTTGATAGCGACCTCACTCCTCTTGGCTTTGTTCAAGCAAGGCTTTCCGCACAAGAGTTTTTGGACAAAGAGATAGAGGTGATATACTCCTCTCCACAGAGGAGGGCTTATAAGACAGCCCTTACCATTGCGGACCTTTTGGGCCTTGAGGTGATCGTAGATGAACGCATAAGAGAGATGTCCTTTGGAAGCTATGAAGGAAAGAGGTTTTTGGACCTTGTGGAAGAAGAAGGACATCTCTTTAGGGCTTGGCTTTCAAACCCTGTTAAAAACCCCCTGCCAACGCAGGAAAATATGGAAGATTTTAGAAAAAGGGTAGAAAGCTTTTTGGAGGATATAGTAAAAGGGCCATACAAAAATATTTTGGTGGTTGCACATGGTGGAACGCTTCATGCCATGGTATGCCTTGCCATGGGCTTGGGTCTTGAAAACCTCTGGAACATCCACATGGACAACACAGGCTTTACACTTTTAAGCTATAACTCTGGAAGGTTTGAGCTTAAATACCTCAATAGGCTGTGCCATAGAGAAGTTCTTTGA
- the mtaB gene encoding tRNA (N(6)-L-threonylcarbamoyladenosine(37)-C(2))-methylthiotransferase MtaB, with protein MKVSFFTLGCRSNYFDTELMANAFRLKGYEIVDYKDIADVYIVNTCTVTAEADRSSRQAIHRLKRKNPKALVVATGCYAQVNPQALASMEDVDLVVGNSHKHRILEIVEEFLQGKGERVFLENLFRQSRVESFDLITYFEKARPFVKVQEGCNRFCTFCVIPYARGKVRSVPVEKVLEEIKLLAQRGFQEVVLTGTQLTQYGWDIGTSLYELLREIIKIEGIQLVRLSSLYPAEIEQKLFDLITWEEKVAPHFHLSLQSGSDRILELMRREYRAKDYINLVEDIVHRRPLSAIGTDIIVGFPSEDEEDFMQTYKLLEELPIAYMHIFPYSDRPFTKASKMEKKVPSKIKEERVDMLKDLDKRKREEFYKKNLGKELRATVIEKGRLLTENYIHLERYVEGSIGTVVKIKLDE; from the coding sequence ATGAAGGTTTCTTTTTTCACCCTTGGGTGTAGGAGCAACTATTTTGATACGGAGCTTATGGCAAACGCCTTTAGGCTAAAAGGCTATGAGATAGTGGATTATAAGGATATTGCGGATGTATACATAGTAAATACATGCACCGTTACTGCAGAGGCTGACAGGTCTTCCCGTCAAGCCATCCATAGGTTAAAGAGAAAAAACCCAAAGGCCCTTGTGGTGGCTACCGGTTGCTATGCACAGGTTAATCCGCAAGCCCTTGCCAGTATGGAAGATGTGGATTTGGTAGTTGGAAACTCTCACAAGCACAGAATTTTGGAAATTGTGGAAGAGTTTTTGCAGGGTAAGGGTGAGAGGGTCTTTTTGGAAAACCTTTTCCGACAGTCAAGAGTTGAAAGCTTTGACCTTATCACCTACTTTGAGAAGGCAAGGCCCTTTGTAAAGGTGCAAGAGGGTTGTAATAGGTTTTGCACCTTTTGTGTTATACCCTACGCAAGGGGCAAGGTAAGGAGCGTGCCTGTAGAAAAGGTCCTTGAGGAGATAAAGCTTTTGGCCCAAAGGGGTTTTCAAGAGGTGGTGCTTACCGGCACACAGCTTACCCAGTATGGCTGGGACATAGGCACAAGCCTTTATGAACTTCTTAGAGAAATAATAAAGATAGAGGGCATACAGTTGGTAAGGCTTTCTTCTCTGTATCCTGCAGAGATAGAGCAAAAGCTTTTTGACCTTATAACATGGGAGGAAAAGGTGGCACCCCATTTTCATCTTTCCCTTCAAAGCGGTTCGGACCGTATATTGGAGCTTATGAGAAGAGAATATAGAGCAAAAGACTACATAAACCTTGTGGAAGATATAGTGCATAGGAGGCCCCTTTCTGCCATAGGCACGGACATAATAGTTGGTTTTCCATCGGAAGATGAGGAAGACTTTATGCAAACTTATAAGCTACTGGAGGAGCTTCCTATAGCCTACATGCATATATTCCCCTATTCGGATAGGCCTTTTACAAAGGCAAGTAAGATGGAAAAGAAAGTGCCATCAAAGATAAAGGAGGAAAGGGTGGATATGCTAAAGGATTTGGATAAGAGAAAAAGAGAGGAGTTTTATAAGAAGAACCTTGGAAAAGAGCTTAGGGCTACGGTAATTGAAAAGGGTAGGCTTTTGACAGAAAACTATATACACTTAGAAAGATATGTGGAGGGAAGCATAGGCACAGTTGTTAAAATAAAATTGGATGAATAA
- the murG gene encoding undecaprenyldiphospho-muramoylpentapeptide beta-N-acetylglucosaminyltransferase, with protein sequence MRLFVSGGGTGGHFFPALALIECLLEKGLNSIFVGSERGIEYKLKDKIPTESLFVPAHPFMGRSVKDKLLAILKSFKGAYRVAKLINKKDIGIAFGGYASLPLGLASLMRGASLYVHEQNSIPSQSNRLLSRFAEKVFITFEYSKSFFPSHKTIKTGLPVRKSLINGMALSREEALRRLGLEDEPTLLVMGGSQGANFLNELAKDIFAKTGWQGIHISGEKDYQALKDFYKERGLKVLLFSFSHDMHLIYRASTIALSRSGASSITELSLYGIPSLFIPFPHAIYDHQFYNAKEIEELGGGITIRQEEAHMDKVLASLQKLMENHSYYSKNISLFANPLACEEIIKYLLSKN encoded by the coding sequence ATGAGGCTTTTTGTCTCTGGTGGCGGGACTGGTGGGCATTTTTTCCCAGCTCTTGCTTTGATAGAATGCTTGCTTGAAAAGGGCTTAAACTCTATTTTTGTGGGTTCGGAAAGGGGGATAGAATACAAACTAAAGGATAAAATACCTACAGAAAGCCTTTTTGTTCCAGCCCATCCCTTTATGGGAAGGAGTGTAAAGGATAAGCTTTTGGCTATTTTAAAGAGCTTTAAGGGAGCTTATAGAGTTGCCAAGTTAATAAATAAGAAAGATATAGGAATAGCCTTTGGGGGCTATGCAAGTTTGCCTCTGGGCCTTGCTTCTCTTATGAGGGGTGCTTCTCTGTATGTGCATGAGCAGAATTCCATACCCAGCCAAAGCAACAGACTACTTTCAAGGTTTGCAGAGAAAGTATTTATAACCTTTGAATACTCAAAAAGCTTTTTTCCTTCTCACAAAACCATAAAAACTGGGCTTCCAGTAAGAAAAAGCCTTATAAATGGTATGGCTTTAAGCAGGGAGGAGGCTTTAAGAAGACTTGGCCTTGAAGATGAACCTACTCTTTTGGTTATGGGTGGAAGTCAGGGTGCAAACTTTTTAAATGAGCTGGCAAAGGATATATTTGCAAAGACTGGATGGCAGGGCATACACATATCTGGAGAGAAGGACTATCAAGCCTTAAAAGATTTTTACAAAGAAAGAGGTCTAAAGGTGCTTCTTTTTAGCTTTAGCCATGATATGCACCTTATATACAGGGCAAGCACAATAGCTTTGAGCAGAAGCGGAGCCAGTTCAATTACAGAGCTTTCCCTTTACGGAATCCCTTCCCTCTTTATACCCTTTCCACATGCCATATACGACCACCAGTTTTATAATGCAAAAGAGATAGAAGAATTGGGAGGAGGTATTACCATAAGGCAGGAGGAAGCCCATATGGATAAGGTGCTTGCCTCTTTACAAAAACTTATGGAAAACCACTCTTACTATTCAAAAAACATATCCTTATTTGCCAATCCTCTTGCCTGTGAAGAAATAATAAAGTATCTTTTATCTAAAAATTAG
- the galU gene encoding UTP--glucose-1-phosphate uridylyltransferase GalU, with translation MEVRKAVLPVAGWGTRFLPATKAMPKEMFPIIDKPVIQFIVEECLDAGIENIIFVTGRHKRPIEHHFDINTDLEKHLESCGKTELLKNIMEISRLINPIYIRQKEQLGLGHAVLVAEPVVGYEPFIVCLGDVILKDEENVLSRMMEVYKRFGKSVIAVFEVEEKDVSKYGIINGRYIEKDIYIIDDLVEKPKVEEAPSRLAIVGRYLFTPRIFEKLKITPPGKGGEIQLTDAIKLLLEEEAVYAIKIDSKVYDTGTPMGYIQTILDFALQREDLRDGLIKYIKSLIIETSEV, from the coding sequence ATGGAAGTAAGAAAAGCAGTTTTACCAGTGGCAGGGTGGGGTACAAGGTTTTTGCCTGCCACAAAGGCCATGCCAAAGGAAATGTTCCCAATAATAGACAAGCCAGTTATCCAATTTATAGTGGAAGAATGCCTTGATGCTGGCATTGAAAACATCATTTTTGTCACTGGTAGGCACAAAAGACCAATTGAACACCACTTTGACATAAATACAGACCTTGAAAAACATTTAGAAAGCTGTGGAAAGACAGAACTTTTAAAGAATATAATGGAAATAAGCAGGCTTATAAACCCTATTTATATAAGACAAAAGGAACAGCTCGGTTTGGGTCATGCAGTGCTTGTGGCAGAACCAGTAGTTGGTTATGAACCCTTTATTGTGTGCTTGGGAGATGTTATTCTCAAAGATGAGGAGAACGTGCTTAGTAGAATGATGGAAGTATATAAAAGGTTTGGAAAGAGTGTTATAGCGGTTTTTGAAGTGGAAGAAAAGGATGTTTCCAAATATGGCATAATCAATGGAAGATATATTGAAAAGGATATTTACATAATTGACGACCTCGTGGAAAAGCCAAAGGTGGAGGAAGCACCTTCAAGGCTTGCCATAGTGGGTAGGTACCTTTTTACGCCAAGAATATTTGAAAAGTTAAAGATAACACCACCAGGAAAGGGTGGTGAAATACAGCTTACAGATGCCATAAAATTACTCCTTGAAGAAGAAGCTGTGTACGCCATAAAGATAGATTCAAAGGTCTATGATACGGGAACCCCAATGGGTTATATACAAACCATACTTGACTTTGCTCTACAAAGGGAGGACTTAAGGGATGGTCTCATTAAATACATAAAAAGTCTTATCATAGAAACTTCTGAAGTATAA
- a CDS encoding COX15/CtaA family protein gives MLRLSIVLAILFTYIVMIWGGVVRSTDSGLACPDWPLCYGNFQPPKETAAKLEMGHRTVSGLAGIFVFLTFFLVWFKHKTSPRSAKITSLIALIFTFSAALTGMKMIKMETPHLKYLSHMLLESFHIYESMIILGALVLTYRFLWKGEGEGGVPWWAYLFALTTMITGVLVRYTGSGEACGHEWPLCNGKLIPDFNNWQVALQFAHRNIAYVTWLSFLLAMVSNFNRTTLTAFIFINIQFVFAISMVLTGFFLPLVFLDTAMGFFLFAWLTYNLQIKSHEARLKPAW, from the coding sequence ATGCTTAGGCTATCCATAGTGCTTGCCATACTATTTACTTATATAGTTATGATATGGGGAGGAGTTGTAAGGTCAACAGATTCAGGCCTTGCCTGTCCAGACTGGCCTCTCTGCTATGGAAACTTCCAACCTCCAAAGGAAACAGCAGCCAAGCTGGAGATGGGCCACAGAACGGTAAGCGGTCTTGCGGGCATATTTGTCTTCCTTACCTTCTTCCTTGTATGGTTCAAACACAAAACTTCCCCAAGGTCTGCCAAGATAACCTCTCTTATAGCTCTCATATTCACCTTCTCAGCAGCCCTTACGGGTATGAAGATGATAAAAATGGAAACACCGCACTTGAAATATCTATCTCACATGCTCTTGGAGTCCTTCCATATATATGAATCCATGATCATATTGGGTGCCTTGGTCCTAACTTATAGGTTTTTGTGGAAAGGGGAAGGCGAAGGCGGTGTGCCTTGGTGGGCTTATCTTTTTGCCCTAACTACTATGATAACAGGTGTTCTGGTGAGGTATACTGGCTCTGGTGAGGCCTGCGGCCATGAGTGGCCCCTTTGCAATGGCAAGCTCATACCAGACTTTAACAATTGGCAGGTAGCACTCCAGTTTGCTCATAGGAATATAGCCTACGTAACATGGCTTTCCTTCCTCTTGGCCATGGTGTCCAACTTTAACAGGACTACTTTGACCGCCTTCATCTTTATAAACATCCAATTTGTCTTCGCCATATCCATGGTGCTAACAGGATTCTTTTTACCTTTAGTCTTCCTTGATACTGCCATGGGATTTTTCCTCTTTGCATGGCTCACTTACAACTTGCAAATAAAATCTCATGAGGCAAGGTTGAAACCTGCATGGTAA
- the cyoE gene encoding heme o synthase translates to MVNKALAYSNILRDYLVLTKPGIVLLVLITTLTGMYFAQRGFPDPWLVFWTLLGTGLASAGSAVLNHFFDKDIDALMNRTKSRPLPSGSINPRNAFIFGLVLVLLSIVILSLKVNLLTTFFVFLASFFYVVVYTLALKRKSPLATEIGGISGSLPPVIGYAAVRGEVGFEALILFLIMFMWQPPHFWVLAIKYAEDYKRAGIPTLPVAKGIKHTKIKTLIYTASLLPLSLLPSIYGIAGHIYFVSALILSSLYLILTFKFVFSKKPNGMFLFFYSVLYIALLFSVMVFDMRR, encoded by the coding sequence ATGGTAAATAAAGCTTTGGCATACAGCAATATATTGAGGGACTATTTAGTTCTTACAAAGCCAGGTATAGTACTTCTTGTTTTGATAACCACACTTACGGGTATGTACTTTGCACAGAGAGGTTTTCCAGACCCATGGCTTGTCTTTTGGACACTCCTTGGCACCGGTTTAGCTTCTGCGGGTTCTGCAGTTCTAAACCACTTTTTTGACAAAGACATAGACGCTCTTATGAACAGAACCAAAAGCAGGCCCTTACCAAGTGGTAGCATAAACCCAAGAAACGCCTTTATATTTGGCTTAGTTTTGGTCCTGCTTTCTATTGTAATCCTTTCTCTAAAGGTTAATCTGCTTACTACCTTTTTTGTTTTTTTGGCCTCCTTCTTTTATGTGGTAGTATATACCCTTGCTCTAAAGAGAAAAAGCCCCCTTGCTACGGAGATAGGTGGCATATCTGGCTCCTTGCCACCAGTAATAGGCTACGCTGCCGTTAGAGGAGAAGTGGGCTTTGAGGCTCTAATACTCTTCCTCATAATGTTCATGTGGCAGCCTCCACACTTTTGGGTGCTTGCCATAAAGTATGCTGAGGATTACAAACGTGCCGGCATACCAACCCTTCCTGTAGCAAAGGGCATAAAGCACACAAAAATAAAAACGCTCATTTACACAGCAAGCCTTTTGCCCCTTAGCCTTCTCCCATCCATATACGGCATTGCAGGCCATATATACTTTGTTTCTGCATTAATACTTAGTTCCCTCTATCTTATACTCACCTTCAAGTTTGTCTTTTCCAAAAAGCCCAACGGTATGTTCCTCTTTTTCTACTCCGTGCTATACATAGCCTTGCTTTTTTCTGTGATGGTCTTTGATATGAGGAGGTAA
- a CDS encoding cbb3-type cytochrome c oxidase subunit I, with the protein MEKRWLLLSVVSLGLGGFLALVAAIARTPAIYKLVPPGYFYHSIIGHVDLAIVGFFLTFTLLLWQISFKKELKVPFYLSLGGIVLIALVSLLGVGQGVSNNYLPTIDHPIFWLGALLFFSGFWLGAFSLLKSAERGLFLEEPKEHLASVAVILSVLMFFALLTSIPKAGSREELYLFYERLYWAPGHIHQFINGTMLLYAWYFLLEKHGIKVQIGRLKYLSFLFLSFSFMYVLLPIIFGNPVSEGARRFTDMGYAIGLGLPIFFHLFNILKNSKLDLKNLSSTALLISVILYLLGVFIAYAGVLPSLVSYALNPQGEYIGMRSNLSIPAHYHGVITSQTLAFMAVAYSLFLSYGYVKKLSKIALPQVYLYGVGMVLFVLGLFFAGLKGAPRKTYGTGFTQDPMVIFYLSLMGVGTLLAVAGGVIFVLYALRVVLKGGQSQESS; encoded by the coding sequence ATGGAAAAAAGGTGGCTTTTGCTCTCTGTAGTTTCCCTTGGCCTTGGAGGTTTTCTTGCTCTTGTGGCAGCCATAGCCCGAACACCTGCCATATACAAGCTTGTTCCCCCAGGCTACTTTTACCACTCCATAATAGGCCATGTGGACCTTGCCATAGTGGGCTTTTTCCTCACCTTTACCCTACTGCTTTGGCAGATAAGCTTTAAAAAAGAGCTAAAAGTTCCCTTTTATCTTTCCCTTGGTGGCATTGTGCTTATAGCCTTAGTTTCCTTGCTTGGTGTGGGACAAGGCGTTTCCAACAATTATCTACCTACAATTGACCACCCTATATTTTGGCTTGGCGCCCTTCTTTTCTTTTCCGGCTTTTGGCTTGGTGCCTTTAGCCTTCTAAAAAGTGCAGAAAGAGGCCTTTTTTTGGAGGAGCCAAAGGAACACCTCGCTTCTGTGGCTGTTATCCTTTCTGTTCTCATGTTCTTTGCCCTCCTCACCTCCATACCAAAGGCTGGCTCAAGGGAAGAGCTTTACCTCTTCTATGAAAGGCTCTATTGGGCGCCAGGGCATATTCACCAGTTTATAAACGGCACCATGCTACTCTATGCGTGGTATTTTCTCCTTGAAAAACATGGCATAAAAGTGCAGATTGGAAGACTAAAATACCTTAGCTTTCTTTTTCTTTCCTTTAGCTTTATGTATGTGCTTTTGCCCATCATCTTTGGCAACCCTGTATCAGAAGGTGCAAGAAGGTTTACAGATATGGGCTATGCCATAGGCCTTGGCCTCCCCATATTCTTCCATCTTTTTAACATTCTCAAAAACTCAAAGCTTGACCTCAAAAACCTTTCTTCCACAGCTCTCCTCATATCCGTAATCCTCTATCTTCTTGGCGTCTTTATAGCCTATGCAGGAGTCCTCCCCTCCTTGGTCTCTTACGCCCTTAACCCGCAGGGAGAATACATAGGCATGAGGTCAAACCTCAGCATACCAGCCCACTACCATGGAGTCATTACAAGTCAAACCCTTGCCTTTATGGCCGTAGCCTACAGCCTCTTTTTGTCCTATGGATATGTTAAAAAGCTAAGCAAAATAGCCTTGCCACAGGTTTATCTCTACGGCGTTGGCATGGTCCTCTTTGTCCTTGGGCTATTTTTTGCAGGCCTAAAGGGCGCTCCGCGCAAAACCTACGGCACTGGCTTTACCCAAGACCCCATGGTGATCTTTTACCTGTCTCTGATGGGCGTAGGCACCCTTTTGGCCGTTGCGGGCGGTGTGATTTTTGTATTGTATGCTCTAAGGGTAGTCCTTAAGGGAGGTCAATCTCAAGAAAGCTCTTAA
- the mtnC gene encoding acireductone synthase gives MESKIKALLIDIEGTTSSLSYVKDVMFPYSKQRLRDFISKHWQEERVSSIIKRLEERLGKRLDLEEAVKVFEEWIDRDLKEPLLKELQGHIWEEGFLSGELRGHIYEDAYKRLKEWKEKGYKLYIFSSGSVKAQKLFFGHTDYGDLTGLFDGFFDTTIGSKKEKESYERIAKEVGLEPKEFLFLSDVEEELNAARDAGMNTIKLDRYDSKEPSTHRVVKSFLEIDLP, from the coding sequence ATGGAATCAAAGATAAAAGCCCTGCTCATAGACATAGAAGGCACCACCTCTTCCCTCTCTTATGTAAAAGATGTTATGTTCCCATACTCTAAGCAAAGGTTAAGAGACTTTATTTCAAAGCATTGGCAGGAGGAAAGGGTAAGCTCTATCATAAAAAGGCTGGAAGAGAGGTTGGGGAAAAGGCTTGACCTTGAAGAGGCGGTAAAGGTCTTTGAGGAATGGATAGACAGGGACCTAAAGGAGCCTTTGCTTAAAGAGCTTCAAGGGCACATATGGGAGGAGGGCTTTCTATCTGGAGAGTTAAGGGGGCATATATATGAGGATGCATACAAAAGGTTAAAAGAGTGGAAAGAAAAGGGCTATAAACTCTACATATTCTCCTCTGGCTCTGTAAAGGCTCAAAAACTCTTTTTTGGACACACGGATTATGGAGACCTCACAGGCCTTTTTGATGGCTTTTTTGATACAACCATAGGAAGCAAAAAGGAGAAAGAGTCTTATGAGAGGATAGCAAAGGAGGTGGGCTTAGAGCCAAAGGAATTTCTCTTTTTGTCCGATGTGGAAGAGGAATTAAATGCGGCAAGGGATGCGGGCATGAACACCATAAAGCTTGACAGGTATGACAGCAAAGAGCCCTCTACCCATAGGGTAGTTAAGAGCTTTCTTGAGATTGACCTCCCTTAA
- a CDS encoding HypC/HybG/HupF family hydrogenase formation chaperone, which produces MCLSVPSRVVEIKENNTAVVEVFGARRLVSLDLLQEDIKVGDWVLVHVGFAIQKLDPDYALESLRLFEELLEEENEP; this is translated from the coding sequence ATGTGCCTTTCGGTGCCTTCAAGGGTGGTTGAAATAAAAGAGAACAACACGGCGGTGGTGGAGGTTTTTGGGGCAAGAAGGCTTGTCTCCCTTGACCTTTTGCAAGAGGATATAAAGGTGGGCGATTGGGTGCTTGTGCATGTGGGCTTTGCCATACAAAAGCTGGACCCAGACTATGCCCTTGAAAGCCTAAGGCTTTTTGAAGAGCTATTGGAGGAAGAAAATGAGCCTTAA
- the hypD gene encoding hydrogenase formation protein HypD: MSLNTVLREAEGIKRLQKAIKKTVEEIGRPIRVMEFCGGHTHTIVKYGIDQLLEDYVIFVHGPGCPVCVLPISRVDLAIELARKENVILCTYGDVLRVPGSQRKSLMDIRAEGWDVRMVYSCLDTISLAQENPHKEVVFFAIGFETTTPQTAVLIKRAKELGLRNLSVVCNHVITPAAIQHILNAPELRDYGKVHIDAFIGPGHVSVIIGTRPYEYFAEEFLKPVVISGFEPFDVMQSVYMIARQIKERKAFVENQYKRAVSREGNIKAQRLVAEVFELRKEFEWRGLGKVPYSALKINSFYEDFDAEKRFEVRLPEAKEHPACICGKVIRGIARPTDCKLFGSVCTPSNPLGSCMVSSEGACNAYFKYRGLR; this comes from the coding sequence ATGAGCCTTAACACGGTCCTTAGGGAAGCGGAGGGCATAAAAAGACTACAGAAGGCCATAAAGAAAACGGTGGAAGAGATAGGAAGGCCTATAAGGGTAATGGAGTTCTGCGGGGGCCACACGCATACCATAGTAAAATACGGAATAGACCAGCTTTTGGAAGACTATGTCATCTTTGTTCACGGCCCTGGCTGTCCCGTGTGCGTCCTTCCCATAAGCAGGGTAGACTTGGCCATTGAACTGGCAAGGAAGGAGAATGTAATACTTTGCACCTATGGGGATGTGCTTAGAGTTCCTGGTTCTCAAAGGAAGAGCCTTATGGATATAAGGGCTGAAGGTTGGGATGTTAGGATGGTCTATTCCTGCCTTGATACTATTAGCCTTGCTCAAGAAAACCCACATAAAGAGGTGGTCTTTTTTGCCATAGGCTTTGAGACCACCACTCCACAGACGGCGGTGCTTATAAAGAGGGCAAAGGAGCTTGGCCTAAGGAACCTCTCTGTAGTATGCAACCATGTTATAACGCCGGCGGCCATACAACATATACTTAACGCACCAGAGCTAAGGGACTATGGAAAAGTGCATATAGACGCCTTTATAGGGCCGGGCCATGTGAGCGTAATAATAGGCACAAGGCCTTATGAATACTTTGCGGAGGAGTTTTTAAAACCAGTGGTTATATCGGGCTTTGAGCCATTTGATGTGATGCAGTCCGTTTATATGATAGCAAGACAGATAAAGGAAAGGAAGGCCTTTGTGGAAAACCAATATAAAAGGGCTGTAAGCAGGGAAGGGAACATAAAGGCACAGAGGCTTGTGGCAGAGGTCTTTGAACTAAGGAAAGAGTTTGAATGGAGGGGCCTTGGCAAAGTTCCTTACAGCGCCCTCAAAATAAACTCCTTTTATGAGGACTTTGACGCGGAAAAGAGGTTTGAGGTAAGACTCCCAGAGGCAAAAGAGCATCCGGCCTGCATATGCGGTAAGGTTATAAGAGGGATTGCAAGGCCTACAGACTGCAAACTCTTTGGAAGTGTTTGCACACCCTCCAACCCTCTTGGGTCCTGCATGGTTTCCTCAGAAGGTGCTTGCAACGCCTACTTTAAATACAGGGGGCTAAGATGA